A single Pseudodesulfovibrio aespoeensis Aspo-2 DNA region contains:
- a CDS encoding peroxiredoxin — protein MSCGCETDHDHDEMFPEFAKVGQLVPPFAMESYDPVEGGFCEVDMGALREQGKWVVLFFYPADFTFVCPTELADLAAKHADLVRLGAEVISVSTDTKFTHLAWKSDERLLADVKFKMASDATGEVSRFFDVWDYDTGLALRGTFVINPEGMLVSAEINYYNVGRNADELVRKMEANAYLKDHPEQACPAKWVPGGKTLTPGEGLVGKVYEALND, from the coding sequence ATGAGCTGCGGATGCGAAACTGACCACGACCACGATGAAATGTTCCCGGAATTCGCCAAAGTAGGGCAGTTGGTCCCGCCCTTTGCCATGGAGAGCTACGACCCTGTCGAGGGCGGCTTTTGCGAGGTGGATATGGGTGCGTTGCGCGAGCAGGGCAAGTGGGTAGTTCTCTTCTTCTACCCGGCCGACTTCACCTTTGTCTGCCCCACCGAGCTGGCCGACCTGGCCGCCAAACACGCCGATCTGGTCAGGCTTGGAGCCGAGGTGATCTCGGTTTCCACGGACACCAAGTTCACCCATCTGGCCTGGAAGAGCGACGAGCGGCTGCTGGCCGACGTGAAATTCAAGATGGCCTCGGACGCCACTGGCGAGGTCTCCCGCTTCTTTGATGTCTGGGACTATGACACCGGCCTGGCCCTGCGCGGCACCTTTGTCATCAACCCCGAAGGGATGCTGGTCTCTGCGGAGATCAACTACTACAACGTGGGCCGCAACGCCGACGAGCTGGTACGCAAGATGGAGGCCAACGCCTATCTCAAGGACCACCCCGAGCAGGCCTGCCCTGCCAAATGGGTTCCGGGCGGCAAGACCCTGACCCCTGGCGAAGGGCTGGTGGGCAAGGTTTACGAAGCTCTCAACGACTAG
- a CDS encoding insulinase family protein: MSHGFTKIRELEIAEMAAFAHLYRHDKTGARVLSIVNDDENKVFGISFRTPPEDSTGVAHILEHSVLCGSEKYPVREPFVELLKGSLQTFLNALTFPDKTCYPVASANVSDFYNLVDVYLDAVFYPRLTENTLKQEGWHLELAGPDKPLTYKGVVYNEMKGAYSSPDSLLHEHSQQSLFPDVTYGLDSGGDPARIPDLTFDTFMAFHRDHYHPSNAYAYFYGDDDPAKRLEILDAVFSRFEPRDVTASRIPLQPRFTEARALRKPYPASERLDKGMFTVNWLLAETADANLNLALHILEQILVGLPSSPLRKALTDSGLGDDLAGVGLEADIRQMFFSVGLKGIHPSNAIKVESVIFHTIKELVEKGIDPKDIEAAINTVEFDLRENNTGSYPRGLSLMFQALSTWLYDDDQGEGDPLLLLPFEEPLTHIKGWVESGEKIFEELLARLFLHNPHRTTVLLEPDQKMAKRAAKEETSQLKQIKAAMTGDDLDRVMAEAAELSRLQAEPDAPEALATIPRLSVADLPTQNKPIPTEERTLGGAPLLFHELVTNGIAYVDLCFDLSVVPDELLSYVPILGRALTETGTAKRDYVDLSQWIARTSGGIWAQSFTAPVLGSDAAAARLLVRAKATADNMDETAAILTEILASARLDSKERLGRIVAEARARAEQRLVPSGHQVVATRLRARTHPAHAMEERLSGLTGLQFLRALEGRIEDDFRAVAKDMERLRSLLITRTGLVVNATMDAALMAGCEPALAGVVDGLPATRTEAAPRAPLALPEREGLAIPAQVNYVGKGVSVAGHGISFSGAALVVNKLLRTGYLWEKVRVQGGAYGAFCLLDRIGGSIAFVSYRDPNLAATLDAFDAVAQHLETLDLSRDELEKSIIGAIGELDAYQLPDAKGFTALVRRLTGQDDAYLQTLREQTLSATRQDFADFAKAVRVNAKHGAVCVLGDEGAMKAAKLGLEITRVL; encoded by the coding sequence ATGAGTCACGGTTTCACGAAGATCAGGGAGCTTGAGATCGCGGAAATGGCCGCCTTCGCCCACCTCTACCGCCACGACAAGACCGGCGCGCGCGTGCTGTCCATCGTCAACGACGACGAGAACAAGGTCTTTGGCATTTCCTTTCGCACCCCGCCCGAGGACTCCACGGGCGTGGCCCACATCCTGGAACATTCGGTCTTGTGCGGATCCGAGAAATACCCGGTGCGCGAGCCTTTTGTGGAGCTGCTCAAGGGGTCGCTCCAGACCTTTCTCAACGCCCTGACCTTTCCGGACAAGACCTGCTATCCGGTGGCCAGCGCCAATGTCAGCGACTTCTACAACCTTGTGGACGTCTATCTTGACGCGGTCTTTTATCCCCGGTTGACCGAGAACACCCTCAAGCAGGAGGGGTGGCACCTGGAGCTGGCCGGGCCGGACAAGCCCCTGACCTACAAGGGCGTGGTCTACAACGAGATGAAGGGCGCCTATTCCTCGCCCGACTCCCTGCTCCACGAGCATTCCCAGCAGTCCCTCTTTCCGGACGTGACCTATGGCCTGGATTCGGGCGGCGACCCGGCCAGGATTCCGGACCTGACCTTTGACACGTTCATGGCCTTTCACCGCGACCACTACCACCCGTCCAACGCCTACGCCTATTTCTACGGCGACGACGACCCGGCCAAACGGCTCGAAATCCTGGACGCCGTGTTCTCGCGCTTTGAGCCCCGCGACGTGACGGCCAGCCGCATCCCGCTCCAGCCCCGGTTCACCGAGGCCCGCGCCCTGCGCAAGCCCTATCCGGCCTCGGAGCGGCTGGACAAGGGCATGTTCACGGTCAACTGGCTGCTGGCCGAGACCGCGGACGCCAACCTCAACCTCGCCCTGCACATCCTGGAGCAGATCCTGGTGGGGCTGCCCTCCTCGCCCCTGCGCAAGGCCCTGACCGATTCCGGCCTGGGCGACGACCTGGCGGGCGTGGGGCTTGAGGCGGACATCCGCCAGATGTTCTTCTCCGTGGGCCTCAAGGGCATCCACCCGTCCAACGCCATCAAGGTGGAGTCCGTCATCTTCCACACCATCAAGGAACTGGTGGAAAAAGGCATTGACCCCAAGGACATCGAAGCGGCCATCAACACCGTGGAGTTCGACCTGCGCGAGAACAACACCGGCTCATACCCGCGCGGTCTTTCCCTCATGTTCCAGGCCCTGTCAACCTGGCTCTATGACGACGACCAGGGCGAGGGCGATCCCCTGCTGCTCCTGCCCTTTGAGGAACCGCTCACGCACATCAAGGGGTGGGTCGAATCGGGCGAGAAGATTTTCGAGGAGCTGCTGGCCCGGCTCTTCCTGCACAACCCGCACCGGACCACCGTGCTCCTGGAGCCGGACCAGAAGATGGCCAAGCGCGCGGCCAAGGAAGAAACGTCCCAGCTCAAGCAAATCAAGGCAGCCATGACCGGCGACGACCTCGACCGGGTCATGGCCGAGGCTGCGGAGCTGTCCCGCCTCCAGGCCGAGCCGGACGCGCCCGAGGCCCTGGCCACCATCCCGCGCCTGTCCGTGGCCGACCTGCCCACCCAGAACAAGCCCATCCCCACCGAGGAGCGCACCCTTGGCGGCGCGCCCCTGCTCTTTCACGAGCTGGTCACCAACGGCATCGCCTATGTGGACCTCTGCTTTGACCTGTCCGTGGTCCCGGACGAGCTGCTCTCCTATGTGCCGATCCTGGGCCGCGCCCTGACCGAGACCGGCACGGCCAAGCGCGACTATGTGGACCTGTCCCAGTGGATCGCCCGCACCTCGGGCGGCATCTGGGCCCAATCCTTCACCGCGCCCGTGCTCGGCTCGGACGCTGCTGCGGCCCGGCTCCTGGTGCGGGCCAAGGCCACGGCGGACAATATGGACGAGACCGCCGCCATCCTGACCGAGATCCTGGCCTCGGCCCGGCTCGACAGCAAGGAGCGGCTGGGCCGCATCGTGGCCGAGGCGCGGGCCAGGGCCGAGCAGCGGCTGGTGCCGTCCGGCCATCAGGTGGTGGCCACCCGGCTGCGCGCCCGCACCCACCCGGCCCACGCCATGGAAGAGCGCCTGTCCGGCCTGACCGGCCTCCAGTTCCTGCGCGCCCTGGAGGGGCGCATCGAGGATGATTTCCGCGCGGTGGCCAAGGACATGGAGCGGCTGCGCTCCCTGCTCATCACCCGCACCGGGCTGGTGGTCAACGCCACCATGGACGCCGCCCTGATGGCCGGGTGTGAGCCCGCCCTGGCCGGGGTGGTGGACGGGCTGCCCGCGACCCGGACCGAAGCCGCGCCCCGCGCCCCCCTGGCCCTGCCCGAGCGCGAGGGCCTGGCCATCCCGGCCCAGGTCAACTACGTGGGCAAGGGCGTGAGCGTGGCCGGACACGGCATTTCGTTCAGCGGCGCGGCCCTGGTGGTCAACAAACTGCTGCGCACCGGCTACCTGTGGGAAAAGGTGCGCGTGCAGGGCGGTGCCTACGGCGCCTTCTGCCTCCTCGACCGCATTGGCGGCAGCATCGCCTTTGTCTCCTACCGCGATCCGAATCTGGCGGCCACCCTCGACGCCTTTGACGCCGTGGCCCAGCATCTCGAAACCCTCGACCTGTCCCGCGACGAGCTGGAGAAATCCATCATCGGAGCCATCGGCGAGCTGGACGCCTACCAGCTGCCCGACGCCAAGGGGTTCACCGCCCTGGTCCGCCGCCTGACCGGCCAGGACGACGCCTACCTCCAGACCCTGCGCGAGCAGACCCTGAGCGCCACCCGCCAGGACTTCGCGGACTTTGCCAAGGCCGTGCGCGTCAACGCCAAACACGGCGCGGTCTGCGTCCTGGGCGACGAGGGGGCCATGAAGGCGGCCAAGCTCGGCCTGGAAATCACCCGCGTGCTCTAG
- a CDS encoding glutamine synthetase family protein has product MSIPVFNCKNADDVMKAVKDYNVSFIQYWFVDILGTLKSFQVTPSELEASFEEGMGFDGSSILGFCRIDESDMVAMPDPTTFQICAWRPTERPVARMFCDVVNPDGSPFAADSRFVLKRVMGMAAEKGYTFYVGPELEFFLFADDKDTEVLDSGGYFDAPPLDLGNNIRRDIIFALDAMGIQVEYSHHEVAPSQHEIDLRYQEGMKMADTAMTYRVVVKETARKHGCYATFMPKPIFGENGSGMHVHQSLFKNGRNVFHDASDEYNLSAEGKSYIAGILKHAPEFVAVTNQWVNSYKRLVPGYEAPVYIAWARRNRSALVRVPMYKPGKEAATRMELRCPDPAANPYLCFAVQLASGLKGIEENYVLPDPVEEDIFAMNDRALKRNKIKALPGSLYEATMNLHRSAFMKEVLGEHLHTALVENKLAEWDEYRTQVTEYELDKYLPIL; this is encoded by the coding sequence ATGAGCATCCCGGTTTTCAATTGCAAAAACGCCGACGACGTGATGAAGGCGGTCAAGGACTATAACGTCAGCTTCATCCAGTATTGGTTCGTGGACATCCTGGGCACACTGAAGAGCTTCCAGGTCACGCCGAGCGAGCTTGAGGCCTCCTTTGAGGAGGGCATGGGCTTTGACGGCTCGTCCATCCTCGGATTCTGCCGCATCGACGAGTCGGACATGGTGGCCATGCCCGATCCGACCACCTTCCAGATCTGCGCCTGGCGGCCCACGGAGCGCCCGGTGGCGCGCATGTTCTGCGACGTGGTCAATCCCGACGGCTCGCCCTTTGCCGCGGATTCGCGGTTCGTCCTCAAGCGGGTCATGGGCATGGCCGCCGAGAAGGGCTACACCTTCTACGTCGGCCCGGAGCTGGAGTTCTTCCTCTTTGCCGACGACAAGGACACCGAGGTGCTCGACTCGGGCGGCTATTTCGACGCCCCGCCGCTCGACCTTGGCAACAACATCCGCCGCGACATCATCTTCGCCCTCGATGCCATGGGCATCCAGGTGGAGTATTCGCACCACGAGGTGGCCCCGTCCCAGCACGAGATCGACCTGCGCTACCAGGAAGGCATGAAAATGGCCGATACGGCCATGACCTACCGGGTGGTGGTCAAGGAGACCGCGCGCAAGCACGGCTGCTACGCCACCTTCATGCCCAAGCCCATCTTCGGCGAAAACGGCTCGGGCATGCATGTCCACCAGTCGCTCTTCAAGAACGGGCGCAACGTCTTTCATGATGCGAGCGACGAGTACAACCTGTCCGCCGAGGGCAAGTCGTACATCGCGGGCATCCTCAAGCACGCGCCGGAGTTCGTGGCCGTGACCAACCAGTGGGTCAACTCCTACAAGCGGCTGGTGCCCGGCTACGAGGCCCCGGTCTACATCGCCTGGGCGCGGCGCAACCGCTCGGCCCTGGTCCGCGTGCCCATGTACAAGCCGGGCAAGGAGGCGGCCACCCGCATGGAGCTTAGGTGCCCGGACCCGGCGGCCAACCCCTACCTCTGCTTTGCCGTGCAGCTGGCCTCGGGCCTCAAGGGCATCGAGGAGAACTACGTCCTGCCCGACCCGGTGGAGGAGGACATCTTTGCCATGAACGACCGTGCCTTGAAGCGCAACAAGATCAAGGCGCTGCCCGGCTCCCTCTACGAAGCCACCATGAACCTGCACCGGTCCGCCTTCATGAAGGAGGTCCTGGGCGAGCATCTGCACACCGCCCTGGTGGAGAACAAGCTGGCCGAATGGGACGAATACCGGACCCAGGTCACCGAGTACGAGCTGGACAAGTACCTGCCAATCCTCTAG
- a CDS encoding universal stress protein has translation MNVTRILLPVDGSRLSDAAADMAIDIAASFGASIVLLHVRKPVPSGLGQPNADELLQYLIKNAEAVMAHYRGKLGNAKVDYLDLIIGGEVAEVIANVAEVEKCELIVMGSRGRSDLAGLILGSVTHKVLNISACPVLVVK, from the coding sequence ATGAACGTCACCCGCATCCTGCTGCCTGTGGACGGCTCCCGCCTCTCGGACGCGGCAGCCGACATGGCCATCGACATCGCCGCCAGCTTTGGCGCGTCCATCGTCCTGCTCCATGTGCGCAAGCCCGTGCCCTCGGGCCTGGGCCAGCCCAACGCGGACGAACTGCTGCAATATCTGATCAAGAACGCCGAGGCGGTCATGGCCCACTATCGCGGCAAGCTCGGCAACGCCAAGGTCGATTATCTGGACCTGATCATTGGCGGCGAGGTGGCCGAGGTCATCGCCAACGTGGCCGAGGTGGAGAAGTGCGAACTGATCGTCATGGGCTCCAGGGGGCGGTCCGACCTGGCCGGGCTGATCCTCGGCTCGGTCACCCACAAGGTGCTCAACATCTCGGCCTGCCCGGTGCTGGTGGTTAAATAG
- a CDS encoding sugar transferase has protein sequence MKRLFDLIVAGAALLALWPLLLLVALAVRVRLGSPVFFRQVRPGLHGKPFEIVKFRTMRDSTGPDGTPLPDCDRLPPFGRFLRSTSLDELPELINVLRGEMSLVGPRPLLMAYLDRYSPRQARRHEVRPGITGWAQVNGRNAISWDEKFEYDIWYVDNQSLALDLKILWLTLGSVFKADDVCQPGHATMEEFMGNGDNPDNKEGRS, from the coding sequence ATGAAGCGGCTCTTTGACCTGATCGTGGCGGGCGCGGCCCTGCTGGCGCTCTGGCCGCTGCTCCTGCTCGTGGCCCTGGCCGTGCGCGTCAGGCTGGGCTCCCCGGTGTTCTTTCGTCAGGTGCGGCCCGGCCTGCACGGCAAGCCGTTTGAGATCGTCAAGTTTCGCACCATGCGCGATTCGACCGGCCCGGACGGCACGCCCCTGCCCGACTGCGACCGGCTGCCCCCCTTTGGCCGGTTCCTGCGCTCCACCTCGCTTGATGAACTGCCCGAACTCATCAACGTGCTGCGCGGCGAGATGTCCCTGGTCGGTCCCAGGCCGCTGCTCATGGCCTATCTCGACCGCTACTCGCCGCGTCAGGCCCGCCGTCACGAGGTGCGCCCCGGCATAACGGGCTGGGCGCAGGTCAATGGTCGCAACGCCATATCCTGGGACGAGAAATTCGAGTATGATATATGGTATGTGGACAACCAGTCCCTGGCTTTGGACCTGAAGATACTCTGGCTGACCCTGGGCTCGGTCTTCAAGGCCGACGACGTGTGTCAGCCCGGACACGCCACCATGGAGGAATTCATGGGCAATGGCGACAACCCGGACAACAAGGAAGGTAGATCATGA
- a CDS encoding glycosyltransferase family 4 protein, translating to MKIVVIGGYAPSLVNFRGPLLGRMVFLGHEVHALAPVHVPDVGEQLEAMGVDFHGIALNRRGLNPLADLGALLHLKQTLVRIKPDLVLSYTFKPVVYGSLAARMAWVGHKKRVYAMITGLGYAFTEEAGLRRRILFNVAKGMYRSGLNACDGVIFQNPDDETFFRRLGVIPERVRTTVVGGSGVDMTHYAEAPLPREPVFLCLSRLLRSKGVALFAEAAARLRERHPQAVFRLAGPLESGGDAVTPDEIARWRRAGAVEVLDPVEDVRPLLAGVGVYVLPSHYREGVPRSILEAMSMGRAIVTTDAPGCRETVIPGQNGFLVPPRDADALASAMERFILDPALVPAMGAASRALARERFDVDRVNDAILAFMELGPEPGTQEKGA from the coding sequence ATGAAGATAGTCGTCATCGGCGGATACGCGCCGTCGCTGGTCAATTTTCGCGGGCCGTTGCTTGGCCGGATGGTCTTCCTGGGCCACGAGGTGCACGCCCTGGCCCCGGTCCACGTGCCGGACGTGGGGGAGCAGCTTGAGGCCATGGGGGTGGACTTTCACGGGATCGCCCTGAACCGGCGCGGACTCAATCCTCTGGCCGACCTCGGCGCGCTGCTCCATCTCAAGCAGACCCTGGTGCGCATCAAGCCCGATCTCGTCCTCTCCTACACCTTCAAGCCCGTGGTTTACGGCTCCCTGGCCGCGCGTATGGCCTGGGTGGGCCACAAGAAGCGCGTCTACGCCATGATCACCGGCCTGGGCTACGCCTTTACCGAGGAGGCCGGGCTCAGGCGGCGCATCCTCTTCAACGTGGCCAAGGGCATGTACCGCTCCGGCCTCAACGCCTGCGACGGGGTCATCTTCCAGAACCCGGACGACGAAACGTTCTTCCGCAGACTCGGGGTCATCCCGGAGCGGGTCCGGACCACGGTGGTGGGCGGCTCGGGCGTGGACATGACCCACTACGCCGAGGCCCCGCTGCCCAGGGAGCCGGTCTTCCTGTGCCTGTCCCGGCTGCTCAGGTCCAAGGGCGTGGCCCTGTTTGCCGAGGCTGCGGCGCGGCTCAGGGAGCGGCATCCCCAGGCCGTGTTCCGGCTGGCCGGGCCCCTTGAGAGCGGCGGCGACGCCGTGACCCCGGACGAGATCGCCCGGTGGCGGCGGGCCGGGGCCGTGGAGGTGCTGGACCCGGTGGAGGACGTGCGCCCGCTCCTGGCCGGGGTCGGGGTCTATGTCCTGCCCAGCCACTACCGCGAGGGCGTGCCGCGCTCCATCCTCGAAGCCATGAGCATGGGCCGGGCCATTGTCACCACCGATGCGCCCGGCTGCCGCGAGACGGTCATTCCGGGCCAAAACGGATTTCTCGTGCCGCCTCGCGACGCGGACGCCCTGGCCTCGGCCATGGAGCGGTTCATCCTCGATCCCGCCCTGGTCCCGGCCATGGGCGCGGCCAGCCGCGCCCTGGCTCGCGAGCGGTTCGACGTGGACCGGGTCAACGACGCCATCCTGGCCTTCATGGAGCTTGGCCCGGAACCGGGCACGCAGGAGAAAGGAGCATGA
- a CDS encoding DUF362 domain-containing protein, whose protein sequence is MSATVYFWNLRASHKAPFDKRMRSLLKAASADTLVTGGDLAAVKLHFGEQGTTGFLRPLWIREIVDFLSRAGAKPFLTDASTLYVGQRGEAVSHSLCAARHGWDPLALGAPVIIADGLKGGDEVAVPVGGKHIADAYIASAVAEADFLVSVNHFKGHEMAGYGGALKNIGMGCASKKGKMHQHFSTGPEITIENCTGCGSCLLACKTQALSLDAETGRIALNAERCVGCGGCFVACRFDALNVNWKIGIQEFLERMMEYALAVVRTKRKPCLHINFVMDVVPDCDCVGFTDAPICPDIGVLVSLDPVAVDQASLDLVNAAQPLHPSQLPFGVTPGQNKFLAIHPHVPEAMGLDYAEAIGLGTRQYELLPL, encoded by the coding sequence ATGTCCGCCACCGTCTATTTCTGGAATCTCCGGGCCTCGCACAAGGCCCCGTTCGACAAGCGCATGCGCAGCCTGCTCAAGGCCGCCAGCGCGGACACCCTGGTGACCGGGGGCGATCTGGCCGCGGTCAAGCTCCACTTCGGCGAGCAGGGCACCACCGGATTCCTGCGCCCGCTGTGGATCAGGGAGATCGTGGATTTCCTCAGCCGGGCCGGGGCCAAGCCCTTTCTGACCGACGCCTCGACCCTGTATGTGGGCCAGCGCGGCGAGGCGGTCTCGCACAGCCTGTGCGCGGCCAGACACGGCTGGGACCCCCTGGCGCTGGGCGCGCCCGTGATCATCGCCGACGGCCTCAAGGGCGGCGACGAGGTGGCCGTGCCCGTGGGCGGCAAGCACATCGCGGACGCCTACATCGCCTCTGCCGTGGCCGAGGCGGATTTCCTCGTCTCAGTCAACCATTTCAAGGGGCATGAAATGGCCGGGTATGGCGGCGCGCTCAAGAACATCGGCATGGGCTGCGCCAGCAAGAAGGGCAAGATGCACCAGCACTTCTCCACCGGGCCGGAGATCACCATCGAGAACTGTACCGGCTGCGGCTCGTGTCTGCTGGCCTGCAAGACCCAGGCCCTGTCCCTTGACGCCGAAACAGGCCGCATCGCCCTGAACGCCGAGCGGTGCGTGGGCTGCGGCGGCTGTTTCGTGGCCTGCCGGTTCGATGCCCTGAACGTCAACTGGAAGATCGGCATCCAGGAGTTTCTGGAGCGGATGATGGAATACGCCCTGGCCGTGGTCAGGACCAAGCGCAAACCGTGCCTGCACATCAACTTTGTCATGGACGTGGTGCCCGACTGCGACTGCGTGGGTTTCACCGACGCGCCCATCTGCCCGGATATCGGCGTGCTGGTCAGCCTCGACCCGGTGGCCGTGGATCAGGCGTCCCTGGATCTGGTCAACGCGGCCCAGCCGCTCCATCCGAGCCAGCTCCCCTTTGGGGTCACTCCCGGCCAGAACAAGTTCCTGGCCATCCACCCGCATGTGCCCGAGGCCATGGGGCTCGACTACGCCGAGGCCATCGGCCTGGGCACCCGCCAGTACGAGCTGCTCCCCCTGTAA